The following proteins are encoded in a genomic region of Gouania willdenowi chromosome 6, fGouWil2.1, whole genome shotgun sequence:
- the lmo2 gene encoding rhombotin-2, giving the protein MASTIERKTLDTNEEPVDEVLQMPPSLLTCGGCQQSIGDRFFLKAIEQYWHEDCLSCDLCGCRLGEVGRRLYYKLGRKLCRRDYLRLFGQDGLCASCEKRIRAFEMTMRVRDKVYHLECFKCAACQKHFCVGDRYLLINSDIVCEQDIFEWTKLSGSSVV; this is encoded by the exons ATGGCATCCACAATAGAGAGGAAGACCCTGGACACCAACGA GGAGCCCGTGGATGAGGTCCTCCAGATGCCGCCATCTCTGCTGACATGTGGTGGGTGTCAACAAAGCATCGGTGACCGGTTCTTCCTGAAGGCCATTGAGCAATACTGGCACGAGGATTGTCTGAGCTGCGATTTGTGTGGATGTCGCCTCGGCGAGGTTGGTCGTCGGCTGTACTACAAACTGGGAAGGAAACTATGTCGAAGGGATTACCTCAG GCTCTTTGGTCAGGACGGGCTGTGTGCTTCCTGTGAGAAGAGGATCAGGGCCTTTGAGATGACGATGCGCGTAAGGGACAAGGTTTACCATTTGGAGTGCTTCAAGTGCGCAGCCTGCCAGAAACACTTCTGTGTGGGTGATCGCTACCTTCTCATCAACTCTGACATTGTGTGTGAGCAGGACATCTTTGAGTGGACAAAGCTCAGTGGCAGCAGTGTGGTTTAG